The following are encoded in a window of Paraburkholderia hospita genomic DNA:
- a CDS encoding DUF938 domain-containing protein, which produces MTTPDLNLRQHAPSAERNREPILAVLERVLPATGTVLEIASGTGQHAIHFAAALPHLVWQPSDLDDEARASIAAWTAHSGLANVRPPLALDVRDASWGIEAAAAIVCINMIHISPWASAQALIGGAGRLLGPGGVLFLYGPYRRGGAHTAPTNAAFDEQLQRRNPAWGVRDMEAVVALADAAGFDADEPVEMPANNFSLVFRKR; this is translated from the coding sequence ATGACTACGCCTGATCTCAACCTGCGCCAGCACGCGCCTTCCGCCGAACGTAACCGCGAGCCGATTCTCGCCGTGCTCGAACGCGTCCTGCCCGCGACGGGCACCGTGCTCGAGATCGCGAGCGGCACGGGCCAGCACGCGATCCACTTCGCTGCGGCGCTGCCGCATCTCGTCTGGCAGCCGAGCGACCTCGACGACGAGGCGCGCGCGTCGATTGCCGCGTGGACGGCGCATAGCGGGCTGGCCAACGTGCGGCCGCCGCTCGCGCTCGACGTGCGCGACGCGTCGTGGGGCATCGAGGCCGCCGCTGCGATCGTCTGCATCAACATGATCCATATCTCGCCGTGGGCATCGGCGCAGGCGCTGATCGGCGGCGCGGGGCGGCTGCTCGGACCGGGCGGCGTGCTCTTTCTGTACGGGCCGTACCGGCGCGGCGGCGCGCATACGGCGCCGACCAACGCTGCGTTCGACGAACAGTTGCAACGCCGCAATCCCGCATGGGGCGTGCGCGACATGGAAGCCGTGGTGGCGCTGGCAGACGCGGCGGGCTTCGACGCCGATGAGCCGGTTGAGATGCCTGCCAACAACTTCAGCCTCGTGTTCAGGAAACGTTAG
- a CDS encoding pyridoxamine 5'-phosphate oxidase family protein: MLTSIEELEALYGQPHERSIRKEIPYVNDCYRAFIEQSPFIVLATAGPEGLDCSPRGDAPGFVRLIDSRTLAIPDRVGNNRVDSLRNVIVNPHVGLLFVVPGVGETLRVNGRGRVSVEPALLESFAVDGKTPRTVLIVDIDAVYFHCSKALARSKLWDPSRHVERSRLPSAGDMHKRIFGETFDALAYDRDLVERMRTGLY; encoded by the coding sequence ATGCTCACGTCGATAGAAGAACTGGAAGCGCTGTACGGGCAGCCGCACGAGCGCTCGATACGCAAGGAGATTCCGTACGTCAACGACTGCTATCGCGCGTTCATCGAGCAATCGCCATTCATCGTGCTGGCGACGGCGGGCCCCGAAGGCCTCGACTGCTCGCCGCGCGGCGATGCGCCCGGGTTCGTCCGGCTGATCGACTCGCGCACGCTGGCGATTCCCGACCGCGTAGGCAACAACCGCGTCGACAGTCTGCGCAATGTGATCGTCAATCCGCATGTGGGGCTGCTGTTCGTCGTGCCGGGTGTCGGCGAGACGCTGCGCGTCAATGGACGCGGGCGCGTTTCGGTCGAACCGGCGTTGCTCGAGAGCTTCGCGGTCGACGGCAAGACGCCTCGCACGGTGTTGATCGTCGATATCGACGCGGTGTACTTTCATTGCTCGAAAGCGCTGGCGCGCTCGAAGTTGTGGGACCCGTCGCGCCATGTCGAGCGCTCGCGCCTGCCGAGCGCGGGCGACATGCACAAGCGCATTTTCGGTGAGACTTTCGACGCGCTCGCGTATGATCGCGACCTCGTTGAACGGATGCGAACCGGTCTGTACTGA
- a CDS encoding NAD-dependent protein deacetylase: MSPLIEPHALAALHDFVERHPRLFVLTGAGISTDSGIPGYRDENGEWKRSPPITLQEFLGSVASRQRYWARSTVGWPVVAKAAPNAAHHALARLEAAGHVGALVTQNVDGLHQRAGSSDVIELHGSIGEVTCLDCNSHHTRASIQQTLINANPALLDVIAEPAADGDAHLEWHDLGSFRIPACPHCGGLLKPDVVFFGENVPKARVEAATHALDAADAMLVVGSSLMVYSGYRFCVWAQKMGKPVAAINLGRTRADELLSLKVAAPCGDALAALAARLAVS, translated from the coding sequence ATGTCCCCGCTGATCGAACCTCACGCGCTTGCCGCTTTGCATGACTTCGTCGAACGCCATCCCCGGCTTTTCGTGCTGACGGGCGCGGGTATCAGTACCGATTCCGGCATCCCCGGCTATCGCGACGAAAACGGCGAATGGAAACGCTCGCCGCCCATCACGTTGCAGGAGTTTCTTGGCTCCGTCGCGTCGCGCCAGCGTTACTGGGCGCGCAGCACGGTCGGTTGGCCCGTGGTCGCGAAGGCCGCGCCGAATGCCGCGCATCACGCGCTCGCGCGGCTCGAAGCGGCCGGGCATGTAGGGGCGCTCGTTACGCAGAATGTTGACGGACTGCATCAGCGCGCGGGCAGCAGCGACGTGATCGAACTGCACGGCAGCATCGGCGAAGTGACATGTCTCGATTGCAACTCGCATCACACGCGCGCGTCGATCCAGCAAACGCTGATCAACGCGAACCCCGCGCTGCTCGATGTGATCGCCGAACCGGCCGCCGACGGCGACGCGCATCTCGAATGGCACGACCTCGGCTCGTTCCGCATTCCGGCGTGTCCGCACTGCGGCGGGCTGCTGAAGCCCGATGTCGTGTTTTTCGGCGAGAACGTGCCGAAGGCGCGCGTCGAGGCGGCTACACACGCGCTCGATGCCGCCGACGCGATGCTCGTGGTCGGCTCGTCGCTGATGGTGTATTCGGGCTACCGTTTCTGCGTGTGGGCGCAGAAGATGGGCAAGCCGGTCGCCGCGATCAATCTGGGACGCACGCGCGCCGATGAGTTGCTGTCGCTGAAAGTGGCAGCGCCATGCGGCGATGCGCTCGCCGCGCTCGCGGCGCGTCTCGCGGTCAGCTAA
- a CDS encoding oxidoreductase-like domain-containing protein, with amino-acid sequence MTADEATHSGAPATADPRPTPPTRPDPSECCDSGCDPCVFDLYAEEVTRYRAALAAWEARHAQPVEHEGEPGKKR; translated from the coding sequence GTGACTGCTGACGAGGCCACGCACTCGGGGGCGCCGGCCACCGCCGATCCGCGCCCCACGCCGCCCACGCGGCCCGACCCCAGCGAATGCTGCGATAGCGGCTGCGATCCGTGCGTGTTCGATCTGTACGCGGAAGAGGTCACGCGGTATCGCGCGGCGCTGGCTGCGTGGGAAGCGCGGCACGCGCAGCCGGTTGAGCACGAAGGCGAGCCGGGCAAGAAGCGCTAA
- a CDS encoding SDR family oxidoreductase, protein MTQTAETTQANKVALVTGAGSGIGKATALKLLANGYSVVLTGRRQAPLDALATDAQARGQDALAIACDVTDAASVAALFDAIRLRYGRLDVLFNNAGRNAPPVEIDQIELDDWRSVVDTNLTGVFLCTRAAFGMMKAQTPRGGRIINNGSISAHAPRPLSIAYTATKHAITGLTKSVSLDGRPYDIVCGQIDIGNAETEMAERMARGVPQANGTIAVEPLMNVEHVADAVLNMANLPLSANVQFMTIMASKMPFVGRG, encoded by the coding sequence GTGACGCAGACAGCAGAGACAACGCAAGCAAACAAAGTGGCGCTCGTGACAGGCGCGGGCAGCGGCATCGGCAAGGCGACGGCGCTCAAGCTGCTTGCCAACGGCTATAGCGTCGTACTGACGGGGCGCAGGCAGGCCCCACTCGATGCGCTCGCAACAGATGCACAAGCACGCGGCCAGGACGCACTCGCCATTGCCTGCGACGTGACGGATGCCGCGAGCGTCGCCGCGCTGTTCGACGCGATCCGGCTGCGCTACGGGCGGCTCGACGTGCTGTTCAACAACGCGGGCCGCAATGCGCCGCCCGTCGAAATCGACCAGATCGAACTCGACGACTGGCGTTCCGTCGTCGATACCAACCTCACGGGCGTGTTCCTGTGCACGCGCGCAGCATTCGGGATGATGAAGGCGCAAACGCCGCGAGGCGGGCGCATCATCAACAACGGCTCGATCTCCGCGCATGCGCCGCGGCCGTTGAGCATTGCGTACACGGCGACCAAGCATGCGATCACGGGTCTCACCAAGTCGGTCTCGCTCGATGGCCGGCCTTACGACATCGTGTGCGGCCAGATCGACATTGGCAACGCCGAGACCGAAATGGCCGAGCGGATGGCCCGCGGCGTGCCGCAGGCCAACGGCACGATCGCTGTCGAGCCGCTGATGAACGTCGAACATGTCGCCGATGCCGTGCTGAATATGGCGAATCTGCCGCTGTCGGCGAACGTGCAGTTCATGACGATCATGGCGAGCAAGATGCCGTTCGTCGGCCGCGGATGA
- a CDS encoding glutamate/aspartate ABC transporter substrate-binding protein → MTKHATLAALIAVTLAGGNAHAQDSSATLKKIRETGAISLGVRESSVPFSYYDEEQHVIGYSQAIALKIVDEVKKELKLPDLKVREIPITSQNRIPLVQNGTIDIECGSTTHTKERDNQAAFSNSFFQYGVRMIVKKDSGVKDFGDLANKTVVTTAGTSEERLLRQMNAEKSMNMRLISAKDHAESFLNVKTGRAVAFVMDDPLLYGAKAKEANADDYVITGTSPMSEVYGCMFRKDDPGFKKLVDGVIARLQTSGEAANLYLKWFTQSIPPKGINLNYPLSAEMKQLFAKPNDRALD, encoded by the coding sequence ATGACGAAGCACGCAACGCTCGCGGCACTGATCGCCGTCACCCTCGCAGGCGGCAACGCGCACGCGCAGGACTCGAGCGCGACCTTGAAGAAGATCCGCGAAACGGGCGCGATTTCGCTCGGCGTGCGCGAATCGTCGGTGCCGTTCTCGTACTACGACGAAGAGCAGCACGTGATCGGCTATTCGCAGGCGATCGCGCTGAAGATCGTCGACGAGGTGAAAAAAGAGCTGAAGCTGCCGGACCTCAAGGTGCGCGAGATTCCCATCACGTCGCAGAACCGTATTCCGCTCGTGCAGAACGGCACGATCGATATCGAATGCGGCTCGACCACGCACACGAAAGAGCGCGACAACCAGGCCGCCTTCTCGAACAGCTTCTTCCAGTACGGTGTGCGCATGATCGTGAAGAAGGACTCGGGCGTGAAAGACTTCGGCGATCTCGCCAACAAGACGGTCGTGACGACGGCGGGCACGTCAGAAGAGCGTCTGCTGCGGCAGATGAACGCCGAAAAGTCGATGAACATGCGCCTCATCAGCGCGAAGGATCACGCCGAGTCGTTCCTCAACGTCAAGACGGGGCGCGCGGTCGCCTTCGTGATGGACGATCCGCTGCTGTATGGCGCGAAAGCGAAAGAGGCGAACGCCGACGACTACGTGATCACAGGCACGTCGCCGATGTCGGAAGTGTATGGCTGCATGTTCCGCAAGGATGATCCGGGCTTCAAGAAACTGGTCGACGGCGTGATCGCGCGCTTGCAAACTTCCGGCGAAGCGGCGAACCTCTACCTGAAGTGGTTCACGCAATCCATTCCGCCGAAGGGCATCAACCTGAACTACCCGTTGTCGGCGGAGATGAAACAGCTGTTCGCGAAGCCGAACGACCGCGCGCTCGATTGA
- a CDS encoding D-amino acid dehydrogenase, whose translation MHVCVLGAGVVGLTTAWSLARDGHDVTIVEARGGAALEASFANGGQLSYSYVAPLADPAVLPKLPAWLLQRDSALRFIPRFDAQQWRWCVAFLLACRSRRARQTALEMLSLGALSKAALHEIVEHESIAFDYVRNGKLVVYRDPHEFERARRKMELLVAAGSNQRALDGSACVALEPALAHAQPLIAGGIHTPSEEAGDCHRFGVALADALQRRHRVTIRYETPVRELVSEGGRIVAARTAAGDIEADAFVVALGLGSVPLLDALGVRLPVYPLTGYSLTIHNANPLHTPRVSVTDLHRKIVYAPLGGRLRIAGMVEIAGLSDAQRAGRVDLLKRQAQEIFPAAGDYANAQTWCGHRPATPDSKPLIGRTPYSNLWLNTGHGALGFTLACGSARVIADVIAGRAPSVDIDAYAYDR comes from the coding sequence ATGCATGTCTGTGTCCTCGGAGCGGGCGTCGTCGGACTGACGACGGCCTGGAGTCTGGCCCGCGATGGCCACGACGTCACGATCGTCGAGGCGCGCGGCGGCGCAGCGCTCGAAGCGAGCTTCGCGAACGGCGGCCAGCTGAGCTACAGCTACGTCGCGCCGCTCGCCGATCCCGCCGTGCTGCCCAAGCTGCCCGCGTGGCTGTTGCAGCGCGATTCGGCGCTGCGCTTCATTCCGCGTTTCGACGCGCAGCAGTGGCGCTGGTGCGTCGCGTTCCTGCTCGCGTGCCGCAGCCGTCGCGCGCGGCAGACGGCGCTGGAAATGTTGAGCCTCGGCGCGCTCAGCAAGGCGGCGCTGCATGAGATCGTCGAGCACGAATCGATTGCGTTCGACTACGTGCGCAACGGCAAGCTCGTCGTCTATCGCGACCCGCACGAGTTCGAGCGTGCGCGCCGCAAGATGGAACTGCTCGTCGCGGCGGGCTCGAATCAGCGTGCGCTCGACGGCAGCGCGTGCGTCGCGCTCGAACCCGCGCTTGCGCATGCGCAGCCGCTGATCGCGGGCGGCATCCATACACCGTCGGAAGAAGCGGGCGATTGTCATCGCTTCGGCGTTGCGCTCGCGGATGCGCTGCAGCGGCGGCATCGCGTGACCATCCGCTACGAGACGCCCGTGCGCGAACTCGTCAGCGAGGGCGGGCGGATCGTCGCGGCGCGCACCGCAGCGGGCGATATCGAAGCCGATGCGTTCGTCGTCGCGCTCGGGCTTGGCAGCGTGCCGCTGCTCGATGCGCTTGGCGTGCGTCTGCCCGTCTATCCGCTGACGGGCTACAGCCTGACGATTCACAACGCTAATCCGCTGCACACGCCACGCGTCAGCGTGACGGACCTGCATCGAAAGATCGTGTATGCGCCGCTTGGCGGGCGCTTGCGGATTGCAGGCATGGTGGAGATCGCGGGTCTAAGCGACGCGCAGCGGGCGGGGCGCGTCGACCTGCTCAAGCGCCAGGCACAGGAAATCTTCCCCGCCGCTGGCGACTACGCGAACGCGCAGACCTGGTGCGGCCATCGTCCCGCAACGCCCGATTCGAAGCCGCTGATCGGCAGAACGCCGTATAGCAACCTCTGGCTCAACACCGGCCACGGCGCGCTGGGCTTCACGCTCGCGTGCGGCAGCGCGCGCGTGATCGCCGACGTGATCGCGGGCCGCGCGCCGTCCGTCGATATCGATGCCTACGCATACGACCGCTGA
- a CDS encoding LysR family transcriptional regulator — protein sequence MRLRHIEVFHAIMRTGSLSKAAELLCVSQPAVSKVLAHAERSAGLTLFNRVHGRLQPTREAELLFSETQKLQTNLDSIRDLARNLARQPEGHLRIGCLPSLGLSLIPPAIEAFRGAYPRVSLRIQTRHTEELLNALLTRDLDLAVALNPPARPGIASAELGRTPVVCVGPRDEAAGDAPMTLQAFVEGDWIGIGNADPLGEMIGNALEALGLDGHAPAVEAHTWHVARALAARGIGHALLDELTAKSGAEAVTVRPVTPPLSVGVFALWRDGGLTSQAGNAFVDVLRAHFA from the coding sequence ATGCGCCTGCGCCACATCGAAGTTTTCCACGCCATCATGCGCACCGGCTCGCTGTCGAAAGCGGCCGAACTGCTGTGCGTTTCGCAGCCCGCCGTCAGCAAGGTGCTCGCGCACGCGGAGCGCAGCGCGGGCCTCACGCTCTTCAACCGCGTGCACGGCCGCCTTCAGCCGACGCGCGAAGCCGAGCTACTGTTCTCCGAAACGCAGAAGCTGCAGACCAACCTCGACAGCATCCGCGATCTCGCGCGCAATCTCGCGCGGCAGCCGGAAGGGCATTTGCGGATCGGCTGTCTGCCGAGCCTTGGCCTGAGCCTGATTCCGCCCGCCATCGAGGCGTTTCGCGGGGCGTATCCGCGTGTGTCGCTGCGAATCCAGACGCGTCACACGGAGGAACTGCTGAACGCGCTGCTCACCCGCGATCTCGATCTGGCCGTCGCGCTGAATCCGCCGGCGCGGCCGGGCATCGCGTCCGCCGAGCTGGGTCGCACGCCCGTCGTATGCGTCGGCCCGCGCGATGAAGCCGCAGGCGACGCGCCGATGACGCTGCAAGCGTTCGTCGAAGGGGACTGGATCGGCATCGGCAATGCCGATCCGCTTGGCGAGATGATCGGCAACGCGCTGGAAGCATTGGGTCTCGACGGCCACGCGCCCGCCGTCGAGGCGCACACGTGGCACGTCGCCCGCGCGCTCGCCGCGCGCGGCATCGGCCATGCGCTGCTCGACGAGCTGACCGCGAAGAGCGGCGCGGAAGCTGTCACCGTGCGGCCGGTTACACCGCCGTTGTCGGTCGGCGTGTTTGCGTTGTGGCGCGACGGCGGGCTGACGTCGCAGGCGGGCAACGCGTTCGTCGACGTGTTGCGCGCGCATTTCGCATAA
- a CDS encoding polysaccharide deacetylase family protein translates to MNQPNPPLPRAADQAAPARRWPRTGNPPMFNATIAWHATMLAGWVLTPIAWPWWLAGIFASHVVVVTIGLWPRSSLLGPNWTRLPDTPRNADAVALTIDDGPDPVVTPQVLDLLDAHGVRATFFCIGTRAQLHPALMREIVARGHAVENHSQVHVHTFSVTLPRGLTREIDAAQHTLEALTGERPQFFRAPAGLRNVFLEPVLQKLDLRLAAWTRRGFDTRERNPQRVLERLVDGLAARDILLLHDASAAKDASGKPVVLDVLPRLIETVRARGLRFVTLREARDA, encoded by the coding sequence ATGAATCAACCGAATCCGCCGCTGCCGCGCGCCGCCGACCAGGCCGCGCCCGCGCGCCGCTGGCCCCGCACAGGCAATCCGCCGATGTTCAACGCCACCATCGCGTGGCATGCCACGATGCTCGCGGGCTGGGTGCTCACGCCCATCGCCTGGCCGTGGTGGCTCGCCGGCATCTTCGCGAGCCATGTGGTCGTCGTGACGATTGGCTTGTGGCCGCGCTCGTCGCTGCTCGGCCCGAACTGGACGCGCTTGCCCGACACGCCGCGCAACGCCGACGCCGTCGCGCTGACGATCGACGACGGCCCCGACCCGGTCGTCACGCCCCAGGTGCTCGACCTGCTCGACGCGCACGGCGTACGCGCGACGTTCTTCTGCATCGGCACGCGCGCGCAACTTCATCCGGCGCTGATGCGCGAGATCGTCGCGCGCGGACACGCGGTCGAGAACCACTCGCAGGTCCACGTTCACACGTTCTCGGTCACGCTGCCGCGCGGACTGACGCGGGAAATCGACGCCGCGCAGCACACGCTCGAAGCGCTGACGGGCGAGCGCCCGCAGTTCTTCCGCGCGCCCGCCGGCCTGCGCAACGTGTTTCTCGAGCCGGTGCTGCAAAAGCTCGACTTGCGGCTCGCCGCCTGGACGCGGCGCGGCTTCGACACTCGCGAGCGCAACCCGCAGCGCGTGCTGGAACGGCTCGTCGATGGGCTCGCGGCGCGAGACATCCTGCTTCTACACGACGCGAGCGCAGCAAAGGACGCGTCGGGCAAGCCAGTCGTGCTCGACGTGCTGCCGCGTCTGATCGAGACCGTGCGCGCGCGCGGACTGCGCTTCGTGACGCTGCGCGAAGCGCGCGACGCCTGA
- a CDS encoding GlsB/YeaQ/YmgE family stress response membrane protein codes for MLSLIGTIVVGLVVGLIARALKPGDDSMGWIMTIIIGIAGSLIAGYVGRALGWYQPGQAAGWIASIIGAIVLLVIYHLIRRRT; via the coding sequence ATGCTTTCCCTCATTGGCACGATAGTCGTCGGGTTGGTCGTTGGTCTGATTGCACGCGCGCTCAAACCGGGCGACGACAGCATGGGTTGGATCATGACGATCATTATCGGCATTGCCGGCTCGCTGATCGCGGGCTATGTCGGGCGCGCGCTTGGCTGGTATCAACCGGGGCAGGCGGCGGGCTGGATCGCGTCGATCATCGGCGCAATCGTGCTGCTCGTGATCTACCACCTGATCCGGCGGCGCACCTAG
- a CDS encoding DUF2252 domain-containing protein, protein MKASTIAEREASGRAAREHAKRSSHRAIGHMHRNPVDLLRQSSEGRVERLVPLRYGRMAVSPFTFFRGSAILQAHDLSMTPHTPLTLPICGDAHLLNFGGFATPERQLIFDLNDFDEVSTAPFEWDLKRLVASFVVAARHMRFSRGAAYDLVMTAANQYRDRMAQYAECGALELWYERITFDRMVDMAVNAENRRLIRRGMERAATRTHESMLDKLCERDGDRYVMRDMPPSLFHVHGSGTLFDAEDDWFRIGDWRKLMHETYEGYLKTLNEDRRELLEQFVPHDLVFKVVGVGSVGTRCLVLLTVDPHGKPLFLQAKEARRSVIAQHFKAGPRKSEPKHEGERVVLGQRMLQAASDIFLGWTTGPAGRHFYFRQLRDMKLTPSIDLFDVDQLNGYARLCGWALARAHAKAGGKAIEISAYIGRSDQFAEALAEYAAAYADQVERDYDVFMKACRSGELEARTDEDMSADFRI, encoded by the coding sequence ATGAAGGCCAGCACCATCGCGGAACGGGAAGCCAGCGGGCGCGCGGCCCGCGAACACGCAAAACGCTCCAGTCACCGCGCCATCGGCCATATGCACCGCAATCCCGTCGATTTGCTGCGGCAAAGCAGCGAAGGCCGCGTCGAGCGCCTCGTGCCGCTGCGCTACGGGCGCATGGCGGTGTCGCCGTTCACGTTCTTTCGCGGCAGCGCGATCCTGCAGGCGCACGATCTCAGCATGACACCGCACACGCCACTGACGCTGCCCATCTGCGGCGATGCGCATCTGCTGAACTTCGGCGGCTTCGCGACACCCGAGCGCCAGCTGATCTTCGATCTGAACGATTTCGACGAAGTGTCCACCGCACCGTTCGAATGGGACCTGAAGCGGCTCGTCGCGAGCTTCGTGGTCGCCGCCCGGCACATGCGCTTCAGCCGCGGCGCCGCCTACGATCTCGTGATGACGGCTGCCAACCAGTATCGCGACCGCATGGCGCAGTACGCCGAATGCGGCGCGCTGGAGCTGTGGTACGAACGGATCACGTTCGACCGCATGGTCGACATGGCGGTGAACGCCGAGAATCGCCGGCTGATCCGTCGAGGGATGGAGAGGGCGGCCACCCGCACGCACGAAAGCATGCTCGACAAGCTGTGCGAGCGCGACGGCGACCGCTACGTGATGCGCGACATGCCGCCCAGTCTGTTCCACGTACATGGCTCGGGCACGCTATTCGATGCCGAGGACGACTGGTTCCGGATCGGCGACTGGCGCAAGCTGATGCACGAGACCTACGAAGGCTATCTCAAGACGCTCAACGAAGACCGGCGCGAACTGCTGGAGCAGTTCGTGCCGCACGATCTCGTGTTCAAGGTGGTCGGCGTCGGCAGTGTCGGCACGCGCTGTCTCGTGCTGCTCACCGTCGATCCGCACGGCAAGCCGCTCTTTCTGCAGGCCAAGGAGGCGCGGCGCTCGGTGATCGCGCAGCATTTCAAGGCGGGGCCGCGCAAGTCCGAGCCGAAGCACGAGGGCGAGCGCGTCGTGCTAGGCCAGCGCATGCTGCAGGCGGCTAGCGATATCTTTCTCGGCTGGACGACGGGTCCGGCGGGCCGGCATTTCTACTTCCGGCAATTGCGTGACATGAAACTGACACCGAGTATCGACCTGTTCGACGTCGACCAGCTGAACGGCTATGCACGCCTATGCGGCTGGGCGCTGGCGCGGGCGCACGCGAAGGCGGGCGGCAAGGCGATCGAGATCAGCGCGTATATTGGACGCAGCGACCAGTTCGCGGAAGCGCTGGCCGAGTATGCGGCGGCGTATGCGGATCAGGTCGAGCGCGATTATGACGTGTTCATGAAAGCGTGCCGAAGCGGCGAGCTCGAGGCGCGCACCGACGAGGACATGTCCGCCGATTTCCGTATCTGA
- a CDS encoding M23 family metallopeptidase, with the protein MKHLRSFLARRQGISTAAVRPLSVKRKTLSSVAAVSALWIGASVVPGTSTAVAAPKAHKHGSAHKQQRHHALAHEMTLPGAQPATSFNAVGPSSRDADRALAESIANSAGDASSAPAAAYPDDAATLAPAYSTASINVRMPSNELVLGTVCATTPTMCVPVAHDRSDDGHEWSGRVTPEDASGDLAQATTPFGGATGFAMVNDELRSSAGTIGTTLRESLAQAGFPATVVAQIGRIFAGRLDVDAPAQAGDEYRIVMDATSESGASRIASLEVRLNGRAYDALWFTAPGASQGAYYTLDGDLIAGEPFAMPLDYRRVSSPFGMRVHPVFGEPRFHTGVDLAAPAGTPIYAAAAGIVEMAVNGRGYGKHIVLRHDDGYSTYYAHLSLFAGELKVGQRIEQGQVIGYVGRTGTATGPHLHYEVRKDDHPVDPLTLTAHQFVAPLSGAARVAFNERAEAARTSLAALPSPAVRIALILQPPRFF; encoded by the coding sequence GTGAAGCATCTGCGATCATTCCTCGCGCGCAGGCAGGGCATCTCTACGGCAGCGGTTCGTCCGCTGTCCGTCAAACGCAAGACGCTTTCGAGCGTGGCCGCTGTTTCGGCATTGTGGATCGGCGCTTCGGTCGTGCCTGGCACGTCCACCGCCGTGGCCGCTCCGAAGGCGCACAAGCATGGTTCCGCTCACAAGCAGCAGCGCCATCATGCACTTGCACACGAGATGACATTGCCGGGCGCGCAACCCGCCACTTCGTTCAATGCCGTAGGGCCTTCGTCGCGCGACGCCGATCGCGCGCTGGCCGAATCCATTGCAAATTCTGCAGGCGATGCATCGTCGGCGCCTGCCGCCGCCTACCCCGACGACGCGGCCACGCTCGCGCCCGCATACTCGACGGCATCGATCAACGTGCGTATGCCGTCGAACGAACTGGTGCTCGGCACGGTCTGCGCCACCACGCCGACGATGTGTGTACCCGTTGCGCATGATCGTTCCGACGATGGTCACGAATGGTCGGGCCGGGTGACGCCCGAAGACGCATCTGGCGACCTCGCCCAGGCGACGACGCCATTCGGCGGCGCCACCGGCTTCGCTATGGTTAACGATGAGCTTCGCTCGAGCGCCGGCACGATCGGCACGACGCTGCGCGAGTCGCTCGCACAAGCGGGTTTTCCGGCGACGGTTGTCGCGCAAATCGGTCGGATCTTTGCTGGCCGGCTGGATGTCGATGCGCCTGCGCAGGCGGGCGACGAATACCGGATCGTGATGGACGCAACGAGCGAATCGGGCGCATCGCGCATTGCTTCTCTCGAAGTCCGTCTGAATGGCCGCGCGTACGATGCCCTCTGGTTCACCGCGCCCGGCGCGTCGCAAGGCGCGTACTACACGCTCGACGGCGACCTGATCGCGGGTGAGCCGTTCGCGATGCCGCTGGACTACCGGCGCGTAAGCTCGCCGTTCGGCATGCGCGTGCATCCCGTCTTTGGCGAGCCTCGCTTTCACACGGGCGTCGATCTGGCCGCGCCTGCCGGCACGCCGATCTACGCGGCAGCCGCGGGCATCGTAGAAATGGCCGTCAACGGCCGCGGCTACGGCAAACACATCGTTCTGCGTCACGACGACGGCTATTCGACCTACTACGCGCATCTTTCGCTGTTCGCGGGCGAGCTGAAGGTCGGTCAGCGTATCGAGCAGGGGCAGGTGATCGGCTATGTTGGCCGTACGGGCACGGCAACCGGGCCGCATCTGCACTACGAAGTGCGCAAAGACGACCATCCCGTCGATCCCCTGACGCTGACGGCACATCAATTCGTCGCGCCGCTGTCGGGCGCCGCGCGCGTCGCGTTCAACGAGCGCGCCGAGGCCGCCCGCACGAGCCTTGCGGCGCTGCCTTCGCCGGCAGTGCGCATTGCCCTGATTCTCCAGCCGCCGCGCTTCTTCTGA